One Salmo salar chromosome ssa01, Ssal_v3.1, whole genome shotgun sequence DNA window includes the following coding sequences:
- the LOC106611732 gene encoding zinc finger protein 503 produces the protein MITSPAFSVLRNSIAIPVWENSYSGEKGAPRINNPFLHLVSPSNPLRQANRIPIKILKMLTARGGHILHPEYLQPLPSTPISPIELDAKKSPLALLAQTCSQIGKPDPPSSSKLSSVTSNGSSDKETKSGPLKMSDIGNEDKSSFKPYSKSSEKNKDSSSSSGSLSGDKASFRVPSATCQPFTPRTGSPSSCHSVSPLPSEGKQGDKEEKNKESDSNKNSTMEGNGSGSHSRISGINGEANHHQETTSGSKVITSDSLTSVSSASSVQLLGSGGLVAPVSPYKPGHTVFPLPPAGMSYPGSLAGAYAGYPQHFLPHGMTLDPTKSSSQLLSAQFAAASQLQCNKAGSPLSRASPPSLMSASLCRDPYCLSYHCASHLSGASSASQCHESSALKSGYPLMYPTHPLHGVHSSPPSFAGHPLYPYGFMLPNDPLPHVCNWVSANGPCDKRFSCSEELLNHLRTHTAFAGTEKLISGYPGSSSLANAAAAAMACHMHMPPNAAPGSPGTLTLRSPHHPLGLSTRYHPYSKSPLPPGASVQMPAATGPYYSPYALYGQRLTTASALGYQ, from the exons ATGATCACATCGCCCGCATTTTCTGTCCTGAGAAATAGTATCGCGATTCCGGTGTGGGAGAACAGTTATTCAGGGGAGAAGGGCGCACCGAGAATAAACAATCCATTTCTTCACCTCGTCTCTCCCTCAAACCCTTTACGGCAGGCTAATCGTATACCCATAAAGATTTTGAAAATGCTTACCGCACGGGGAGGACACATTTTGCACCCGGAGTACCTTCAACCTTTGCCATCAACTCCTATCAGTCCCATCGAG CTGGATGCCAAGAAAAGTCCGCTGGCTCTCTTGGCACAGACCTGCTCACAAATCGGCAAACCAGACCCTCCGTCCTCTTCCAAACTCTCATCTGTAACCTCAAATGGATCTAGTGACAAAGAGACCAAATCCGGACCACTAAAAATGAGTGACATTGGAAATGAAGACAAATCTAGCTTCAAGCCCTACTCCAAATCATCGGAGAAGAACAAGGACTCCTCGTCCAGCAGTGGTAGTCTGAGTGGAGATAAAGCTAGTTTCCGAGTGCCTAGCGCCACCTGCCAGCCGTTTACCCCCAGGACAGGCAGCCCCAGCTCCTGCCACTCTGTGTCTCCGCTGCCATCTGAGGGGAAGCAGGGAGACAAGGAGGAAAAGAATAAGGAATCTGATAGCAATAAAAACAGTACAATGGAGGGAAACGGCAGCGGTAGTCACAGCCGGATATCTGGGATTAACGGTGAGGCTAACCACCACCAGGAGACCACCTCTGGATCAAAGGTTATCACATCAGACTCACTCACATCTGTCTCCTCTGCATCATCTGTTCAACTTCTGGGTTCAGGAGGACTCGTAGCGCCAGTCTCCCCCTATAAACCTGGGCACACCGTTTTCCCTCTACCGCCTGCTGGCATGTCCTACCCTGGAAGTTTAGCAGGTGCATACGCAGGCTATCCCCAACACTTTCTCCCTCACGGAATGACTTTAGACCCGACGAAATCTAGCAGTCAACTACTTAGCGCTCAGTTTGCAGCTGCCAGCCAACTTCAGTGTAATAAGGCTGGGAGCCCCTTGTCCAGGGCTTCTCCTCCGTCCCTAATGTCTGCTAGCCTGTGTAGAGACCCGTACTGCCTGAGTTACCACTGCGCAAGCCACTTATCCGGTGCTTCCAGTGCCTCGCAGTGCCATGAGTCCTCGGCTCTGAAGTCAGGATACCCTCTCATGTACCCAACACACCCTTTGCACGGCGTGCATTCCTCGCCGCCATCTTTTGCTGGACACCCGTTATACCCTTATGGCTTTATGCTCCCAAATGACCCTCTGCCACACGTCTGTAATTGGGTGTCGGCTAACGGACCTTGCGACAAACGGTTTTCTTGCTCAGAAGAGCTTCTCAATCACCTAAGGACTCACACTGCTTTTGCGGGGACGGAGAAGTTGATATCAGGATACCCGGGTTCATCATCGCTAGCCAACGCTGCCGCGGCCGCCATGGCTTGCCATATGCACATGCCTCCAAATGCGGCCCCGGGCAGCCCTGGAACGCTCACCCTCAGGAGCCCGCATCACCCTCTGGGATTGAGCACGCGCTATCACCCCTATTCAAAGAGCCCCCTGCCCCCCGGGGCGTCGGTTCAGATGCCCGCTGCCACAGGTCCATATTATTCTCCCTATGCCTTGTATGGACAGAGACTCACCACCGCATCGGCGTTAGGATACCAGTAg